Proteins encoded within one genomic window of Candidatus Schekmanbacteria bacterium:
- the tilS gene encoding tRNA lysidine(34) synthetase TilS: MDHIISKIREALSQYSLIEPEETIVIAVSGGADSVFLLHALNSYFREPLNLKLHIAHLNHSLRGDESDRDEAFVRDIAGTLGIEGTFGRINGMEEKKRLKTSLESACHYARLKFFQETAEKTGADKIATGHTLDDRIETFFINLLRGTSVSGLTGISPYNKTLKIIRPLINIRAYDIRSYLREAKIDFISDSSNLSDNFIRNRIRRKLIPVISELAPSFYESMQRTMEIASIEDEFIKKEAQRFKDDWIKPKGEVEIEVEKSALSSVDKAIAGRAVAGILSAFKKPWTRITSAHIKKIIDFISYSNPGDMLHLPGGVRVTNNYEKIMFSAETGKSTVNGIEVYFTPPGETSLEKLGITIEGKILERKDLKTLKTDSDTALIDLGKLKLPLKIRGREKGDFFSPLGFRGKKKLQDFFVDIKFPRHKRNKVPIFLSGDDIIWVGGFRISEHFKVDDKTTRVLQLKIIS, encoded by the coding sequence ATGGACCATATCATTTCCAAAATCAGAGAGGCTCTATCTCAATACAGCCTGATCGAGCCGGAAGAAACAATCGTCATTGCCGTTTCAGGTGGTGCAGATTCTGTCTTTCTCCTTCATGCATTGAATTCATATTTCAGGGAACCTTTAAATCTTAAGCTCCATATAGCCCACCTCAATCATTCTCTGAGAGGAGATGAAAGCGACAGGGATGAGGCATTCGTAAGGGATATAGCCGGCACTCTTGGCATTGAAGGGACATTTGGAAGAATAAACGGCATGGAAGAGAAAAAGAGACTCAAGACTTCCCTTGAGTCTGCCTGCCATTATGCAAGGCTAAAATTCTTTCAGGAAACTGCGGAAAAAACAGGGGCAGATAAGATCGCAACAGGGCACACGTTAGATGACCGTATAGAGACATTCTTTATAAACCTGTTGCGCGGCACAAGCGTGTCAGGACTTACGGGAATTTCTCCATACAACAAAACGCTTAAGATAATAAGGCCATTAATCAATATAAGAGCTTATGATATCCGCAGTTATCTTAGAGAAGCTAAAATAGACTTCATCTCAGATTCAAGCAACTTGTCTGACAATTTTATCAGGAACCGGATAAGAAGAAAACTCATCCCGGTCATTTCTGAATTAGCTCCATCTTTTTACGAATCAATGCAAAGGACAATGGAGATTGCATCTATTGAAGATGAATTCATAAAAAAAGAGGCTCAGAGATTTAAAGATGACTGGATAAAGCCAAAGGGGGAAGTTGAGATTGAAGTTGAGAAAAGCGCATTATCATCGGTTGATAAAGCGATTGCCGGAAGAGCAGTAGCCGGTATCCTGTCTGCATTCAAAAAACCGTGGACAAGGATAACAAGCGCTCACATAAAAAAGATTATAGACTTCATTTCTTATTCCAATCCCGGAGATATGCTCCACCTGCCGGGAGGAGTAAGGGTAACAAACAATTATGAGAAGATAATGTTCTCGGCAGAAACAGGAAAGTCAACTGTAAATGGGATTGAGGTTTATTTCACCCCTCCGGGAGAGACCTCACTTGAAAAGTTGGGCATTACAATCGAGGGTAAGATATTAGAGCGGAAAGACCTTAAGACATTAAAAACAGATTCTGATACAGCTCTCATTGATCTCGGAAAACTCAAGCTTCCATTAAAAATAAGAGGACGGGAAAAAGGAGACTTTTTTTCCCCGCTCGGATTCAGAGGAAAGAAAAAGCTACAGGATTTTTTTGTGGACATAAAATTTCCCCGTCACAAAAGGAATAAAGTACCCATTTTTCTTTCAGGTGATGATATTATATGGGTAGGTGGTTTCAGGATAAGCGAACATTTCAAAGTTGATGATAAAACCACTCGTGTACTTCAGCTTAAGATAATCTCTTGA
- a CDS encoding DegT/DnrJ/EryC1/StrS family aminotransferase produces MSVQFLNLKKQYNEIESEIKEAIEPILSSQSLILGKEVSLLEENIARYSGTKFAAGVGSGTDAILLALMALHIGSGDEVITTPFTFFSTVSCIVRVGAKPVFADIDPRTFNIDPASIEKKITSKTKCIMPVHLYGQCADMEKINAIACKREIKVVEDAAQAIGAKFNGSPAGSMSDAGALSFYPTKNLGAFGEAGMVVTLDEEIYKRVKMLRVHGEVTRYYHSEVGINSRLDTLQAAVLLVKLRYLAKWTEKRRAIADRYDKALSGKVTVPYRSSSCYHVFNQYVIRIKNRSSVINELKKAEIGHGVYYPLCLHLQECFKNLGYREGDFPESELASKEVLALPIYPELTVDEQEQVIAAVIKGA; encoded by the coding sequence TTGAGCGTCCAATTCTTGAACCTTAAGAAGCAATATAATGAAATTGAAAGTGAGATAAAAGAGGCCATCGAGCCAATACTTTCGTCACAGAGTTTAATACTTGGAAAGGAAGTAAGTCTTCTCGAGGAGAATATCGCCAGATACAGCGGGACAAAATTTGCGGCTGGCGTTGGTTCCGGCACAGATGCGATACTCCTTGCCCTTATGGCTTTGCACATTGGAAGCGGTGATGAGGTGATCACTACTCCTTTCACTTTCTTTTCTACTGTTTCCTGTATTGTTCGTGTAGGAGCAAAGCCTGTCTTTGCAGATATCGACCCTCGTACATTCAATATAGACCCGGCTTCGATAGAAAAGAAAATAACCTCAAAGACTAAATGCATAATGCCTGTCCACCTTTACGGACAATGCGCTGATATGGAGAAGATAAACGCCATTGCCTGCAAGCGTGAGATTAAAGTCGTAGAAGATGCGGCACAGGCGATAGGGGCGAAGTTTAACGGCAGTCCAGCAGGCTCAATGTCGGATGCAGGGGCTTTGAGCTTTTATCCTACCAAGAACCTTGGAGCTTTCGGAGAGGCAGGAATGGTTGTCACGCTTGATGAAGAAATATATAAAAGAGTGAAGATGCTCCGCGTGCACGGTGAAGTTACCCGTTATTATCATTCAGAGGTAGGCATAAACAGCCGCCTTGACACACTTCAGGCCGCAGTGCTTCTCGTAAAGTTGAGATATCTTGCCAAATGGACAGAAAAGAGACGCGCCATAGCCGACAGATACGACAAAGCTCTTTCCGGGAAAGTCACGGTGCCATACAGAAGCTCTTCGTGTTATCATGTTTTTAACCAGTATGTGATAAGGATTAAAAACAGGAGCTCGGTTATCAATGAACTGAAAAAGGCTGAGATAGGCCATGGCGTTTATTATCCTCTGTGTCTTCACCTTCAGGAGTGTTTTAAAAATCTTGGTTACAGGGAAGGAGATTTTCCTGAAAGCGAGCTCGCCTCAAAAGAGGTTCTCGCACTTCCAATATATCCTGAGCTTACGGTTGATGAGCAGGAGCAGGTCATTGCGGCAGTGATAAAAGGGGCTTAA
- the rfaE1 gene encoding D-glycero-beta-D-manno-heptose-7-phosphate kinase: MQKEIELLHSNIIAGTVPRVVVVGDIMLDEYVMGSVERISPEAPVQVVKINKKEFVPGGAANVANNLASLGAKVTLVGVIGDDLNGVQLLRILGSSGVDCSAVLAVSGRKTITKTRIIAHSQQVLRIDDETSEPLSPAVRSKIVSYMKRTLRRADGIIVSDYAKGIVDKSIFSELVKMAGSSKKPIIVDPKGKDYSKYRGAYIVTPNLKELEEASGIKAETEDDVSAALKKILSIVSCAGVLVTRGKDGMTLLMKGGKSLNLKASAREVYDVSGAGDTVIASFGYCLFSGMKAEMAALFANTAGGIVVEKVGTAVVSIDEVISRIYEEKSETKVIAQGKLAPLIKLLKGKRKKIVFTNGCFDILHMGHIYLLQKAKSFGDVLIVGINTDSSIRRIKGEKRPLIGEDERARVLSALACVDYVTFFDEDTPIDIIKKITPDVLVKGGDYKKNEVVGAGYVDNHGGRVELVPVVNGLSTSNIIEKILTQYK; this comes from the coding sequence ATGCAAAAAGAGATTGAACTTCTGCACAGCAATATTATAGCCGGCACAGTACCGCGCGTAGTAGTTGTTGGCGATATCATGCTTGATGAATATGTCATGGGGAGCGTTGAAAGGATATCTCCTGAAGCGCCTGTCCAGGTTGTGAAGATAAATAAAAAAGAATTCGTTCCCGGCGGTGCGGCTAATGTTGCCAATAATCTTGCAAGCCTCGGTGCAAAGGTGACTCTTGTTGGGGTTATCGGAGATGATCTGAACGGTGTACAACTTCTTAGAATCCTCGGCTCTTCCGGCGTTGACTGCTCGGCTGTCTTAGCAGTTTCCGGAAGAAAGACAATCACCAAAACAAGGATAATAGCCCACAGCCAGCAGGTGCTGCGTATTGACGATGAGACCTCGGAACCCCTTTCTCCGGCAGTGAGGAGTAAGATTGTATCTTATATGAAGCGTACATTGAGGCGCGCAGATGGAATAATAGTCTCTGATTATGCGAAGGGGATTGTGGATAAAAGCATATTCAGTGAATTAGTTAAAATGGCAGGCAGCTCGAAAAAACCCATCATAGTGGACCCAAAGGGGAAGGACTATTCGAAGTACAGGGGAGCATATATCGTGACCCCGAATCTCAAAGAGCTTGAAGAGGCGTCAGGTATAAAGGCTGAGACAGAGGATGATGTATCTGCCGCGCTTAAAAAAATCCTGAGTATTGTTTCCTGCGCCGGCGTGCTTGTCACAAGAGGAAAAGACGGGATGACTCTTCTGATGAAAGGTGGGAAATCCCTTAATCTCAAAGCCTCCGCCCGCGAGGTTTACGATGTTTCAGGAGCAGGCGACACTGTCATAGCATCATTCGGATACTGCCTTTTTTCCGGTATGAAGGCTGAGATGGCGGCGCTATTTGCAAACACTGCCGGCGGCATAGTGGTTGAGAAAGTCGGGACTGCCGTAGTTTCCATTGATGAGGTCATCTCAAGGATTTATGAGGAAAAGAGCGAGACAAAGGTGATAGCTCAGGGGAAACTTGCTCCCCTTATCAAGCTCCTTAAAGGAAAGCGGAAGAAAATAGTTTTTACAAACGGATGTTTTGACATACTGCACATGGGGCACATCTATCTTCTCCAGAAAGCGAAATCATTCGGAGATGTCCTCATTGTAGGCATAAATACAGACAGCTCGATACGCCGCATTAAAGGAGAGAAAAGGCCGCTAATCGGAGAAGATGAGAGGGCAAGGGTTTTGAGCGCACTTGCCTGTGTGGACTATGTGACGTTCTTTGATGAGGATACACCCATTGATATAATAAAGAAGATCACTCCTGATGTGCTTGTCAAAGGAGGAGACTACAAGAAGAATGAAGTCGTAGGAGCAGGCTATGTGGATAATCATGGAGGACGGGTTGAACTTGTCCCGGTTGTGAATGGTTTATCAACAAGCAATATTATTGAGAAGATTCTGACCCAATATAAATAA
- the wecB gene encoding UDP-N-acetylglucosamine 2-epimerase (non-hydrolyzing): MKKILVVFGTRPEAIKMAPVILKLKQEKDAFKTIVCVTAQHRQMLDQVTSLFGIKPDFDLNLMQENQDLEGITGRVITAMKEVLLKVKPHMILVQGDTTTTFAAALAAFYQRIPVAHIEAGLRTNDKFQPFPEEINRRLTSAIADIHFPPTPESKRNLLREGIPSSKIYVTGNTVIDALFITTEMIKKRIKSVPRELKGIDFSKKVILVTGHRRENFGEGFENICRALKEIAGKKGVEVVYPVHMNPNVREPVNRLLGNVPNIKLIEPLDYFPFVYLMSKSYIILTDSGGVQEEAPSLGKPVLVMRNTTERPEAVKAGTVKLVGTDIRKITGEVKSLLDDKRRYQKMSKAHNPYGDGKASQKIVTILRRIK, encoded by the coding sequence ATGAAAAAAATCCTTGTCGTATTCGGTACCCGTCCTGAAGCCATAAAAATGGCTCCTGTCATCCTTAAGCTGAAGCAGGAGAAAGACGCGTTCAAGACTATTGTTTGCGTCACTGCCCAGCACAGGCAGATGCTTGATCAGGTTACGAGCCTTTTCGGGATAAAGCCTGATTTCGATTTAAACCTGATGCAGGAAAATCAGGATCTTGAAGGGATAACAGGGCGCGTCATAACAGCGATGAAAGAGGTCCTGCTGAAAGTCAAACCTCACATGATACTTGTTCAGGGGGACACTACCACGACATTTGCTGCTGCGCTTGCCGCTTTTTACCAGCGCATACCGGTTGCGCATATAGAGGCCGGACTTCGCACCAATGATAAGTTCCAGCCTTTCCCGGAGGAGATAAACAGGAGGCTTACCTCTGCCATAGCCGACATACATTTCCCTCCGACTCCCGAATCAAAAAGAAACCTTCTTCGCGAAGGGATTCCTTCATCGAAGATTTACGTAACGGGAAATACAGTGATAGATGCGCTGTTCATTACGACTGAGATGATAAAAAAGCGGATAAAGAGCGTGCCCCGCGAGCTTAAGGGGATAGATTTTTCAAAGAAGGTGATCCTTGTGACTGGCCACAGGCGCGAGAATTTCGGAGAAGGCTTTGAGAACATCTGCCGTGCCTTAAAGGAAATTGCCGGGAAAAAAGGAGTTGAGGTAGTCTATCCTGTTCACATGAACCCGAATGTGCGGGAGCCTGTTAACAGACTGCTCGGGAATGTCCCGAATATAAAACTTATCGAACCGCTCGACTATTTCCCTTTTGTGTACCTTATGTCCAAAAGCTATATAATCCTTACTGACTCCGGCGGAGTCCAGGAAGAGGCTCCGAGCCTCGGAAAACCTGTCCTTGTAATGAGAAACACTACCGAGCGTCCCGAAGCTGTCAAAGCGGGAACTGTGAAGCTTGTTGGCACTGATATCAGAAAAATTACAGGTGAAGTAAAGAGCCTCCTTGACGATAAGAGGCGCTACCAGAAAATGAGCAAGGCTCACAATCCGTATGGCGACGGAAAAGCATCGCAGAAGATAGTAACGATTCTGAGGAGGATCAAGTAA
- the wecC gene encoding UDP-N-acetyl-D-mannosamine dehydrogenase produces MARAKDGNIRQVCIMGLGYIGLPTACIFATKGLKVIGVDIRHDVVNILSKGDTHIYEPDLDILVKAAIGSKKLKVSTEPQASDAFMICVPTPFKDGKKPDLSYVKKCMESIIPHLEKGNLIVLESTSPIMTTENLVAGMVSKAGFVPGEDIYIAYCPERVLPGNIFKELVENDRVIGGINEKSARLAQKLYSTVVQGKIYLADAKTAEMVKLVENAYRDVNIAFANEIAGIADKFGIDVWRVIEIANRHPRVNILSPGAGVGGHCIAVDPWFIVDSAPGQSALIKTARNVNDKRAEDVFKKVIAAAASEKKSRSGKVKVACFGLAYKADVDDLRESPALKIAKKLAARKDIELLVVEPNVEKCAGLELTTKEKALIECDIAVFLVNHSEFKEISSENLIGIKVIDVCGLMRGIR; encoded by the coding sequence ATGGCAAGAGCAAAGGATGGGAATATCAGACAGGTTTGCATCATGGGACTTGGATATATAGGTTTGCCTACGGCGTGTATATTCGCTACCAAGGGGCTTAAGGTCATAGGCGTTGATATAAGACACGACGTTGTAAACATTTTAAGCAAAGGTGATACTCATATTTATGAGCCTGACCTTGATATCCTTGTCAAAGCCGCCATCGGTTCGAAGAAACTCAAAGTGAGCACAGAGCCGCAGGCAAGCGATGCCTTTATGATATGCGTTCCCACTCCTTTTAAAGACGGCAAAAAGCCTGACCTCTCTTATGTGAAAAAGTGCATGGAAAGCATTATCCCCCATCTTGAGAAAGGCAACCTCATAGTCCTTGAGTCGACATCTCCAATCATGACAACTGAAAACCTTGTGGCCGGCATGGTAAGCAAGGCAGGATTTGTTCCGGGCGAGGATATATATATCGCTTACTGTCCTGAGAGGGTTCTTCCGGGGAACATATTCAAGGAACTTGTTGAGAATGACAGGGTCATAGGCGGGATAAACGAAAAATCCGCAAGGCTTGCGCAGAAGCTTTACAGCACTGTCGTTCAGGGAAAGATATACCTTGCTGATGCAAAGACAGCGGAGATGGTAAAGTTAGTTGAGAACGCATACAGGGATGTGAACATCGCCTTTGCAAATGAGATCGCAGGGATTGCCGACAAATTCGGAATAGATGTATGGAGAGTAATAGAGATAGCGAACAGGCATCCAAGGGTGAATATACTTTCTCCCGGAGCAGGAGTCGGCGGACACTGCATTGCAGTCGACCCCTGGTTCATTGTTGACAGCGCCCCCGGACAGTCAGCCCTCATAAAGACTGCGCGCAATGTCAATGACAAAAGGGCTGAGGATGTCTTCAAGAAAGTCATTGCTGCCGCTGCCTCCGAAAAAAAGAGCAGGAGCGGGAAGGTAAAGGTCGCTTGTTTCGGGTTAGCTTATAAAGCTGATGTGGATGATTTAAGGGAAAGCCCGGCGCTCAAGATTGCAAAGAAGCTGGCGGCCAGAAAAGATATAGAACTTCTTGTTGTAGAGCCAAATGTTGAAAAATGTGCCGGCCTTGAATTGACTACAAAGGAAAAAGCCCTTATAGAATGCGACATTGCAGTATTCCTTGTCAACCATTCAGAGTTTAAAGAGATTTCTTCGGAAAACCTCATAGGGATAAAGGTTATTGATGTCTGCGGACTCATGCGCGGCATCAGATAA